GTGCGGCGGGCGTCGAGTCCCACCGCGACACGGCCCGGATGGCGCGCGGCGAGGTCCCGCACCCAGTCGGGGTCGTCGAGGGCGGCGGTGCCGACGACCACCCGGTGCACGCCCCCGTCGAGCAGCGCGGTGGCCGCGGCGTCGTCGCGCACGCCACCGCTGGCCTCCACCGACGCGCTGGTACCGGACAAGGCGGTGGCGACGTCGAGGATCACCGGACGGTTCCGCGGGTCACCGGTGCGCGCCGCGTCGAGGTCGACCACGTGCAACCACGACGCCCCCGCGGCGGCGAACCGGCGGGCCTGCGCGACCGGGTCGTCGCCGTACACGGTCTCTCGGGCGAAGTCGCCTTGGTACAGCCGGACGCAGCGACCGTCACGCAAGTCGATGGCGGGATACAGGTCCATCAGGCCGCGCTCGTGCCGGCTCGCACGGCAGCGCACTGGCCCACGAACGCGCGAAGGAGCGCGAGCCCGTCGCGGCTCGACTTCTCGGGGTGGAACTGCGTCGACGCCAAGCGACCGAGCCCCGCGGCGGCGACCATCGGACCGCCGTAATCGCAGGTGGCGAGCACGCAGGCCCTGCCGGCGTCCGGAACCACCGCGGCGTACGAATGGACGAAGTACGCCCACGGGTGAGCCGGCATCTGCGCGAACAGCGGGTGGCGGGGTTGCACCGGGTCGAGGCGATTCCACTGCATCTGCGGCCGCTTCACGCCGTCGGGCAGCAGCGTCACGTGACCCGGCAGCAGGCCGAGGCCGGGTGCGTCGGGCGACTCGTCGGATCCGTCGAACAGCAGCTGCATGCCGACGCAGATCCCGAGGAACGGCACGCCCCCGCCATCGCGAGCTGCCGTGGCCAGCGCCACGACCTCGGTTTCGAGGCCTGACGCGCGCAGCGCGCTGCGGCACTTCCCGAACGCGCCGACACCGGGCAGCACCACCCCGTCGGCCGTGGCGATGCGCGCCGGATCGCTCTCCAACGCGGCGTCCGCACCCGCCTGCTGCAAGGCCTTCTCGACCGAACGGAGGTTGCCGATCCCGTAGTCGACCACCGAGATCCGGGGCCGCGACCCGGGCCCCGGAACGGATGCCCCGCTCACAGCTGGCCCTTGGTCGACGGCACCCCACGGCCTTCGACGCGCACCGCGTCGCGCAAGCAGCGCGCCACGCCCTTGAACGTGGCCTCGACGACGTGGTGGGTGTTCACCCCGGCTCGCTTGGTGACGTGCAGCGTGATGCCGGCTGCCGTCGCGAACGACTGCCAGAAGTGCTCGGACATCTCCGGGTTGAAGGGCGGATCGCCCAGCGGGAGGACTTCACCGAACGGCACGTCGAACACCACGAACGGCCGGCCCGACAAGTCGAGGGCAACTTCGACCAGCGCCTCGTCGAGTGGGTACAGCCCGCTCGCGAACCGCCGAACGCCCGCTTTGTCGCCGAGCGCCTCGCGGAACGTCTCCCCGATCAAGATGCCCGTGTCCTCGACGGTGTGGTGCCCGTCGACCTGCAAGTCGCCCTTGGCCTCGACCCGGAGATCGAAGCCGCCGTGGCGGCCGAGCTGGTCGAGCATGTGGTCGAAGAACGGCAGACCCGTCGACACCTCGACCTGCCCCGTCGGGCCGTCGAGGTCGAGGGTCACCGAGATGTCGGTCTCCTTGGTGGTGCGGCTGCGGCCGGCGGACCGGGTCGAAGTCATGTCGGGTTCGGCCTTTCGCCCAGGGCGCGCCGGAGCGCAGCGAGGAACCGGGTGTTCTCGTCAGCGGTCCCGACGGTCACCCGGAGGCAGCCTTCGAGGCCGGGCCAGGACGCGCAGTTGCGGATCAGGACCGACTGGTCGACCAAGCGCTGCCAGACCTCGTCGCCACCGACGCCGCGCGGCCGGAACAAGATGAAGTTGGCGGCGGACGGCCAGACATCGACGTCAAGGTCGGCGAGACCCGCCTCGATCCGACCTCGCTCCTCGACGATCGCCGCGACCCGCGCTTCCATCTCCGCGGCGTGGTCGAGCGCGAGCCGCCCTGCCAGCTGCTTCATGGCGTCGAGGTGGTAGGGCAGCGCCACCTTCCACAGCTCGGCCACCAACCATGGCGGCCCGATGAGGTAACCGAGGCGGGCCGCGGCCATCGACCAGGTCTTGGAGTACGTGCGGGTGACCGCGAGCGGCACATCGGGACCGACGAGATCGAGCGCGCTCCACGGCGCGAACTGCCCGTACGCCTCGTCGACCACCACCAGACCAGGCGCCGCGCCGAGCGCGTGCCGCACGAGCTCGGGGTCCTCGGCCAGGCCCGTGGGGTTGTTCGGCGAGCACAGGAACAACACGTCGGGGGCGCGCTGCGCGAGCAAGCGGTCGAGCTCTGTGCGATCGAGCCCGAACGACTCGTCGCGTGCGCCCACGACCACCTCC
This region of Acidimicrobiales bacterium genomic DNA includes:
- a CDS encoding 1-(5-phosphoribosyl)-5-[(5-phosphoribosylamino)methylideneamino] imidazole-4-carboxamide isomerase, with the protein product MDLYPAIDLRDGRCVRLYQGDFARETVYGDDPVAQARRFAAAGASWLHVVDLDAARTGDPRNRPVILDVATALSGTSASVEASGGVRDDAAATALLDGGVHRVVVGTAALDDPDWVRDLAARHPGRVAVGLDARRTATGWEVAVRGWVEGSGRDLFDAAATFAGSAVAALVVTEIGRDGTLAGPDVDGLARVLDATDLPVVASGGVGTLADLQTLDSLEVDGRRLAGAIVGRALYEGAFTIDEALAAVAPA
- the hisH gene encoding imidazole glycerol phosphate synthase subunit HisH, with the protein product MSGASVPGPGSRPRISVVDYGIGNLRSVEKALQQAGADAALESDPARIATADGVVLPGVGAFGKCRSALRASGLETEVVALATAARDGGGVPFLGICVGMQLLFDGSDESPDAPGLGLLPGHVTLLPDGVKRPQMQWNRLDPVQPRHPLFAQMPAHPWAYFVHSYAAVVPDAGRACVLATCDYGGPMVAAAGLGRLASTQFHPEKSSRDGLALLRAFVGQCAAVRAGTSAA
- the hisB gene encoding imidazoleglycerol-phosphate dehydratase HisB, producing MTSTRSAGRSRTTKETDISVTLDLDGPTGQVEVSTGLPFFDHMLDQLGRHGGFDLRVEAKGDLQVDGHHTVEDTGILIGETFREALGDKAGVRRFASGLYPLDEALVEVALDLSGRPFVVFDVPFGEVLPLGDPPFNPEMSEHFWQSFATAAGITLHVTKRAGVNTHHVVEATFKGVARCLRDAVRVEGRGVPSTKGQL
- the hisC gene encoding histidinol-phosphate transaminase; protein product: MSASGSKPTAMAGSTPRVAPRDDVALMEGYHSPQVAVDVRLNTNESPFQPPAAFVDELTAGIRALDWHRYPDREATGLRTAIGKLHEVGPEQVFVANGSNEVLQVLLLTYGGAGRTAAVFEPTYALHSHIARLTGTEVVVGARDESFGLDRTELDRLLAQRAPDVLFLCSPNNPTGLAEDPELVRHALGAAPGLVVVDEAYGQFAPWSALDLVGPDVPLAVTRTYSKTWSMAAARLGYLIGPPWLVAELWKVALPYHLDAMKQLAGRLALDHAAEMEARVAAIVEERGRIEAGLADLDVDVWPSAANFILFRPRGVGGDEVWQRLVDQSVLIRNCASWPGLEGCLRVTVGTADENTRFLAALRRALGERPNPT